From a single Hippopotamus amphibius kiboko isolate mHipAmp2 chromosome X, mHipAmp2.hap2, whole genome shotgun sequence genomic region:
- the LOC130842663 gene encoding ubiquitin-conjugating enzyme E2 D3-like: protein MALKRINKELSDLARDPPAQCSAGPVGDDMFHWQPTIMGPNDSPYQGGVFFLTIHFPADYPFKPPKVAFTTRIYHPNINSNGSICLNILRSQWSPALTISKVLLSICSLLCDPNPDDPLVPEIARIYETDRDKYNRISREWTQKYAM, encoded by the coding sequence ATGGCGCTGAAACGGATTAATAAGGAACTTAGTGATTTGGCCCGTGACCCTCCAGCACAATGTTCTGCAGGTCCAGTTGGGGATGATATGTTTCATTGGCAACCCACAATTATGGGACCTAATGACAGCCCATATCAAGGCGGTGTATTCTTTTTGACAATTCATTTTCCTGCAGACTACCCCTTCAAACCACCTAAGGTTGCATTTACAACAAGAATTTATCATCCAAATATTAACAGTAATGGCAGCATTTGTCTCAATATTCTAAGATCACAGTGGTCTCCTGCTTTAACTATTTCTAAAgttcttttatccatttgttcaCTGCTATGTGATCCAAACCCAGATGACCCCCTAGTGCCAGAGATTGCACGGATCTATGAGACAGACAGAGATAAGTACAACAGAATATCTCGGGAATGGACTCAGAAGTATGCCATGTGA